The following proteins come from a genomic window of Mammaliicoccus sp. Marseille-Q6498:
- the chbG gene encoding chitin disaccharide deacetylase, whose product MKIIINADDFGYSYGVNYGIIDAFQKGILTSTTCLTNMSGFEHAIKLGKQNAKLGIGIHLTLTCGKPLTKAAHTLIDSNGYFRNLSHYEQKFFIEPDELYKEWKAQIEKFLESGLVPTHLDTHHHVNKLEIIRPVFLQLAKEYQLPIRNNFTDNHNYTQYTMVDYFEYHPETIMSSIQDIKEKYKNFETIEIMCHPAYIDKYLRDYSTFVMPRIEELDFLMSEHAKNTFNESNGITLINYSEL is encoded by the coding sequence ATGAAAATAATAATAAATGCAGATGATTTTGGTTATTCCTATGGTGTCAATTACGGTATTATCGATGCATTTCAAAAAGGGATACTTACTTCCACAACTTGTTTAACGAACATGTCAGGATTTGAACATGCTATTAAACTTGGAAAACAAAATGCAAAATTAGGTATAGGTATCCATTTAACTTTAACTTGTGGTAAGCCTTTAACTAAAGCTGCTCATACTTTAATTGATTCTAACGGTTATTTTAGAAATTTATCACATTATGAACAGAAATTTTTTATAGAACCTGATGAACTTTATAAAGAATGGAAAGCACAAATTGAAAAATTTTTAGAATCAGGGCTAGTTCCAACTCACCTAGATACTCATCATCATGTGAATAAATTAGAAATCATACGACCTGTATTTTTACAATTAGCTAAAGAATATCAATTGCCAATTAGAAATAATTTCACCGACAATCATAATTACACCCAATATACTATGGTAGATTATTTCGAATACCATCCCGAAACGATTATGAGTTCAATTCAAGACATTAAAGAAAAATATAAGAATTTTGAAACGATTGAAATTATGTGTCATCCAGCATATATAGATAAATACTTAAGAGATTATTCAACATTTGTAATGCCAAGAATTGAAGAACTCGATTTCCTAATGAGTGAACATGCAAAAAATACATTTAATGAATCAAATGGCATAACATTGATCAATTATTCTGAATTGTAA
- a CDS encoding mechanosensitive ion channel, with translation MSKITDSFMSALDSIIGFIPNLISAIILLVIAWLIAVIVKSIIVKGLKALGFEKWLAKKGLTDDESDKSESEGLIQTFGKLAYFIIFLLFLPSVFDALKMTSVSTPIKNMMGSVLDFLPKIIVAVVILVVGIFIAKVLGTLVKNLLTNLNVSRYNHYVNFGENKESIDIPSAAGWVITTIIGLFFVVEALNTVNLEVLNTIGEAIIGYLPLVISAAIILLIGFIGGNLLSKLIRKSTGNGFVAEIVKYLVIIVSVFMTLDQLNFAQSIVNVAFLLILGAVAVAFAISFGIGGKSFAEKTLSKIERNVENKNK, from the coding sequence ATGAGTAAAATAACAGATTCATTCATGAGTGCTTTAGATAGCATTATTGGATTTATACCAAATTTAATTAGTGCAATTATTTTATTAGTTATTGCATGGTTAATCGCAGTAATTGTTAAGAGTATTATTGTGAAAGGCTTAAAGGCTTTAGGTTTTGAAAAATGGTTAGCGAAAAAAGGATTAACTGATGATGAAAGTGATAAGTCAGAGTCTGAAGGTTTAATTCAGACTTTTGGTAAATTAGCTTACTTCATTATATTCTTATTATTCCTTCCATCAGTATTTGATGCATTAAAAATGACATCAGTTTCTACACCTATTAAAAATATGATGGGTAGCGTTTTAGACTTCTTACCTAAAATTATTGTTGCGGTTGTCATATTAGTTGTAGGTATCTTTATTGCAAAAGTATTAGGTACATTAGTTAAAAATCTATTAACTAATTTAAATGTTAGTCGTTATAATCATTATGTTAACTTTGGAGAAAACAAAGAAAGCATAGATATTCCTTCAGCGGCTGGCTGGGTAATTACGACTATTATCGGTTTGTTCTTTGTAGTTGAAGCTTTAAACACAGTAAACTTAGAAGTATTAAACACAATTGGTGAAGCAATTATCGGTTACTTACCATTAGTTATTTCAGCAGCAATTATCTTATTAATTGGATTTATTGGTGGTAACTTACTTTCTAAATTAATTAGAAAATCAACTGGTAACGGATTTGTTGCAGAGATTGTTAAATATTTAGTTATTATTGTGTCTGTATTCATGACATTAGATCAATTAAACTTTGCACAAAGTATTGTTAATGTAGCGTTCTTACTTATCTTAGGTGCTGTAGCAGTAGCATTCGCTATTTCATTCGGTATCGGTGGTAAATCATTCGCAGAAAAAACATTATCAAAAATTGAACGTAATGTAGAAAATAAAAATAAATAA
- a CDS encoding GntR family transcriptional regulator — protein sequence MVNIKMPLYQKVMKNIEDYIEKQGLKHGDVLPTEKMLSEQYQVSRVTVRKAISKLIQKEILYSVKGSGTYVGFPKFEHNLFKLEGFTEEMGSNSNSIKNEVTEFALIKPVEQIRQILNIGEDDKVYNIKRIRNFNGEPLIIENAYIPVNLFPDLSIEVMTKSKYGYLKDKGFSIEKRFEEFIPRLPDEETMKIFDINSSTPLLELKAHSVLTNGNIFEYSEVLYHPNKYKFKLELSR from the coding sequence ATGGTGAATATTAAAATGCCTTTATATCAAAAAGTAATGAAAAACATTGAAGATTATATTGAGAAGCAAGGATTAAAGCATGGAGATGTATTGCCAACAGAAAAAATGTTGTCAGAGCAATATCAAGTTAGTAGGGTGACTGTACGAAAAGCGATATCTAAATTAATTCAAAAAGAAATTTTATATAGTGTAAAAGGAAGCGGTACTTATGTGGGGTTTCCGAAATTTGAGCATAATCTATTTAAATTAGAAGGCTTTACTGAAGAAATGGGATCAAACAGTAATTCGATTAAAAATGAAGTTACAGAATTCGCACTTATTAAACCAGTTGAACAAATCAGGCAGATACTCAACATTGGAGAAGACGACAAAGTATACAATATTAAAAGAATTAGAAATTTTAATGGAGAGCCGTTAATAATTGAGAATGCATATATTCCAGTTAACTTATTTCCAGACTTATCAATAGAAGTAATGACTAAATCTAAGTATGGATATTTAAAAGATAAAGGTTTTTCAATAGAAAAACGATTTGAAGAATTTATACCGAGGTTACCAGATGAAGAAACAATGAAGATCTTTGATATAAACAGCAGTACGCCATTATTAGAGTTAAAAGCACATTCTGTATTAACTAATGGAAATATTTTTGAGTATTCCGAAGTTTTATACCATCCTAATAAGTACAAATTTAAATTAGAATTATCTAGATAA
- the bioB gene encoding biotin synthase BioB, with amino-acid sequence MHLGTDIINGRHLSFDEALDIYQDESIDTLTLVNEAYKIRQHYYGKKVKLNMILNAKSGICPEDCGYCGQSRDVKKKKQRYALVDESQIIDGAKVAHDNKIGTYCIVMSGRGPSDKEVSHITRSVEEIKRNHPQLKICACLGLANEDQAESLKNAGVDRYNHNINTSANYHDEVVTTHTFEDRVSTINIMKEKNISPCSGVICGMGETDEDIIDMALTLKDLDADSIPINFLHPIQGTKFGSMDDLTPMKCIRILCMFRFINPSKEIRIAGGREVNLRNLQALSLMVANSIFVGDYLITGGQPNKLDYEMIQDLGFEIDYED; translated from the coding sequence ATGCATTTAGGCACAGATATTATAAACGGTCGTCATTTATCTTTTGATGAGGCTTTAGATATTTATCAAGATGAAAGCATTGATACTTTGACATTAGTTAATGAAGCGTACAAAATTAGACAACATTATTATGGTAAAAAAGTGAAATTAAACATGATTCTTAATGCGAAAAGTGGAATTTGTCCAGAAGATTGTGGGTATTGTGGCCAATCTAGGGATGTTAAAAAGAAGAAGCAGCGTTATGCACTTGTTGATGAATCTCAAATTATAGATGGTGCAAAAGTAGCTCATGATAATAAAATCGGTACATATTGTATTGTAATGAGTGGTCGTGGTCCAAGTGATAAAGAAGTATCTCACATTACCCGTTCTGTAGAGGAAATTAAACGGAATCATCCACAATTAAAGATATGTGCTTGTTTAGGTTTAGCGAATGAAGATCAAGCAGAGTCTTTAAAAAATGCAGGTGTGGATCGTTATAATCATAATATTAATACGAGCGCTAATTATCATGATGAAGTGGTAACAACACATACTTTTGAAGATCGTGTTAGTACGATTAATATAATGAAAGAAAAAAATATTTCTCCTTGTTCCGGTGTGATTTGTGGCATGGGTGAAACAGATGAAGACATTATTGATATGGCACTGACTTTAAAAGATTTAGATGCTGATAGTATTCCTATCAATTTCCTACACCCTATTCAAGGGACAAAATTTGGTAGCATGGACGATTTAACACCAATGAAATGTATTAGAATTTTATGTATGTTTAGGTTTATTAACCCTTCAAAAGAAATTCGGATAGCTGGAGGACGCGAAGTTAACCTGAGAAACTTACAAGCATTATCTTTAATGGTAGCTAACTCTATATTTGTAGGAGATTATTTAATTACCGGTGGACAACCAAACAAATTAGATTATGAAATGATTCAAGATTTAGGATTTGAAATAGACTATGAAGATTAA
- a CDS encoding PTS transporter subunit EIIC, with translation MMRFLQKLGRSMLIPIVALPAAGILYRISSEDLLDWKLFQATGAIFNNIDILIAIGIAMGLSKTKDRGIPALTGFIAISILKEGLKILDPDLNMSVFGGLISGLLAAWVYNKFKETDLPKVFSFFSGENFPITVIIVLMLPVTGMSFLIWPYAQSMIDWLAQSLVNLGGLGVFINGFLNRFLLPFGLHHVLNTYIYFGLGDFKTAGGEVVHGEVTRFLKGDPSAGYFLSGYYVSIMFGVPAIALAISKAARYNKQNTKALMGSGSFTAIIAGITEPIEFTFLFTSPFLYFIHSVYTGLAGMTLYYLHIREGFSWGGSIIDYVLNISLSDKGWMIIPIGIGFFALYFFTFYFYILKRKVPIIGQIEESNFDEEKTEEEQELSLSHNQYQYMAKKILENIGAKENVIDYENCITRLRLELEDTSLINKDKIMQTGAHGVVIMDKHNAQIVIGPEVTKLMKEFNKEMDN, from the coding sequence ATGATGAGGTTTTTACAAAAACTAGGCCGTTCTATGCTTATTCCTATAGTAGCTTTGCCAGCAGCAGGGATTCTCTACAGAATTAGTTCCGAAGATTTACTTGACTGGAAATTATTTCAGGCAACTGGAGCCATATTTAATAATATAGATATTTTAATAGCAATAGGTATCGCAATGGGATTATCTAAAACAAAAGATAGAGGTATTCCAGCCTTAACAGGATTTATTGCAATATCCATCCTTAAAGAAGGATTGAAAATACTAGACCCAGATTTGAATATGAGTGTATTTGGCGGTCTCATTTCCGGATTACTTGCAGCATGGGTTTATAACAAATTTAAAGAAACAGATTTACCTAAAGTTTTTTCGTTTTTCTCAGGTGAGAATTTTCCAATAACAGTTATTATTGTACTAATGTTACCTGTCACAGGTATGAGCTTTTTAATTTGGCCATATGCACAATCAATGATAGATTGGCTAGCACAATCATTAGTTAATTTAGGTGGTTTAGGCGTATTCATAAATGGATTTTTAAATAGATTTCTACTTCCATTTGGATTACATCATGTGTTAAACACTTATATTTATTTTGGATTAGGTGATTTCAAAACAGCTGGAGGAGAAGTAGTACATGGCGAAGTAACTAGATTTTTAAAAGGTGATCCCTCAGCCGGTTACTTCCTAAGTGGTTATTATGTATCTATTATGTTTGGTGTACCCGCGATAGCATTGGCAATATCTAAAGCCGCAAGATATAATAAGCAAAATACAAAAGCACTTATGGGTTCAGGTAGTTTCACTGCAATTATAGCCGGTATAACAGAGCCAATTGAATTTACATTTCTGTTTACATCACCATTTTTATACTTTATTCATTCAGTCTATACTGGTTTAGCAGGAATGACTTTATATTATTTACACATACGAGAAGGGTTTTCTTGGGGAGGTAGCATCATCGACTATGTTTTAAACATTAGTCTCTCAGATAAAGGATGGATGATTATCCCAATTGGTATAGGCTTTTTCGCACTATATTTCTTCACTTTTTACTTCTATATATTAAAACGCAAAGTACCTATAATAGGTCAAATCGAAGAAAGCAATTTCGATGAAGAAAAAACTGAAGAAGAACAAGAATTATCATTGTCTCATAATCAATATCAATACATGGCTAAAAAAATCTTAGAAAACATCGGCGCTAAAGAAAATGTAATTGACTATGAAAATTGCATTACAAGACTAAGATTAGAACTAGAAGACACTTCACTAATTAATAAAGATAAAATTATGCAAACTGGTGCTCATGGTGTAGTTATTATGGATAAACATAATGCACAAATTGTCATCGGACCAGAAGTGACAAAGCTTATGAAAGAATTCAATAAAGAAATGGATAACTAA
- the add gene encoding adenosine deaminase, translating into MTIINNVPKTELHCHLDGSVSIELIQQLAKEQQININLKDIQVDQSCNSLDDYLKSFDTILKVLQTKDSLEKAVVDVAKQAHQDNIKYIEIRFAPLFHTDKGLSIEDIFKAVNNGAEKAESTYDIKVNMLICGMRHQDNQTNIDLFEEVNELNKDKSHIVGFDFAGPEEAFPTAAIQEAIQYSVTSGSHLTLHAGECGCIHNIIEGINLGAKRIGHGVAAVSDKEALEHIKEHNALLEICPTSNLQTKAIQSLEELNIRHLIEQDIPFNINTDNRTVSSTNLNNEYELLYNQNFITIEEMKDINLKAIDHAFISDSEKENLKSKYE; encoded by the coding sequence ATGACTATAATAAATAATGTACCTAAAACTGAATTGCACTGCCATTTAGACGGTTCGGTAAGTATTGAACTTATCCAGCAACTAGCGAAAGAACAACAGATAAATATTAATTTGAAAGATATTCAAGTAGACCAATCTTGTAATAGTCTTGATGATTATTTAAAATCCTTTGATACAATTTTAAAAGTTTTACAAACGAAAGATAGTTTAGAAAAAGCAGTTGTAGACGTTGCTAAACAAGCACATCAAGACAATATTAAATACATAGAAATAAGATTCGCACCCCTTTTCCACACAGATAAAGGTTTAAGCATAGAAGACATTTTCAAAGCAGTGAACAATGGTGCTGAAAAAGCAGAATCAACATATGATATTAAAGTCAATATGCTTATTTGCGGCATGAGACACCAAGATAACCAAACAAATATCGACCTTTTTGAAGAAGTGAACGAGCTCAATAAAGATAAAAGTCATATCGTAGGTTTTGACTTCGCAGGACCAGAAGAAGCTTTTCCAACAGCAGCGATCCAAGAAGCGATTCAATATTCCGTTACATCAGGTAGCCATTTAACATTGCACGCAGGAGAATGTGGATGTATACATAATATAATAGAAGGAATTAATCTCGGAGCAAAAAGAATAGGACACGGCGTCGCAGCAGTCAGTGATAAAGAGGCTTTAGAACACATTAAAGAACATAACGCATTGCTTGAAATATGCCCAACGAGTAATTTACAAACAAAAGCAATCCAATCATTAGAAGAATTAAACATTAGACACCTTATAGAACAAGACATACCATTCAACATCAATACAGATAACAGAACAGTATCAAGCACAAACCTTAATAACGAATACGAACTTCTATACAATCAGAACTTCATCACAATAGAAGAAATGAAAGACATTAACCTTAAAGCAATCGACCACGCATTCATTTCTGACAGTGAAAAAGAAAACTTAAAAAGTAAATATGAATAA
- a CDS encoding amino acid permease — MQMIAIGGTIGVGLFMGASSTIKWTGPSVLLAYAIAGVFVFLIMRALGEMVYIYPDTGSFAKFANDYIHPSFSFVTAGSSIFNWIIVGMSEVIAVGSYFKFWWPDLPSWIPGLVVVLILLAANLVSVKWFGEFEFWFAAVKVVTIILMIIAGLGLILFGIGNNFKPIGISNLWSNGGFFTGGIGGFFFSLSIVFGSYIGIELIGITAGETKDPQKNIVKAINGVVWRILIFYIGSIFIIVTVYPWDEINQIGSPFVATFAKVGITAAATIINFVVITAAMSGCNSGIFSTSRMLYTLSKQKQISKIFVKTNKNGVPHIAVIAVSIGIFMGIILNIVLPLILGKDTDIFVYVFSAGVLPGMVPWFAILISHINFRKREQIKDHPFKMPFAPVSNIITIIMLISVVVGMVFNPETRVSVIIGMVFIFVISLYAFIKKP, encoded by the coding sequence ATGCAAATGATTGCTATCGGTGGAACAATTGGTGTTGGCCTATTTATGGGTGCTTCAAGTACGATTAAATGGACAGGTCCATCAGTTCTATTAGCATATGCAATTGCAGGTGTATTTGTATTTCTCATTATGAGAGCGTTAGGTGAAATGGTTTATATATATCCTGATACAGGTTCATTTGCTAAATTCGCAAATGATTATATACATCCGTCGTTCTCGTTCGTTACTGCTGGAAGTAGTATTTTCAACTGGATTATAGTTGGAATGAGTGAAGTCATAGCAGTAGGATCTTACTTTAAATTTTGGTGGCCAGATTTACCATCATGGATCCCTGGATTAGTCGTTGTTCTTATTCTATTAGCAGCAAATTTAGTTTCCGTAAAATGGTTTGGGGAATTTGAATTTTGGTTTGCTGCAGTTAAAGTTGTAACTATCATTTTAATGATTATTGCAGGATTAGGATTAATACTATTTGGTATTGGTAACAACTTTAAGCCAATTGGTATAAGTAATTTATGGTCAAACGGAGGATTCTTCACCGGAGGAATAGGTGGCTTCTTCTTCTCTTTATCAATCGTATTTGGTTCATACATAGGTATTGAATTAATCGGTATTACTGCAGGAGAAACAAAAGATCCACAGAAAAATATCGTAAAAGCAATTAACGGTGTTGTTTGGAGAATTTTAATATTCTATATCGGATCTATCTTTATCATTGTAACGGTTTATCCATGGGATGAAATCAATCAAATTGGTTCACCATTTGTTGCTACTTTTGCAAAAGTAGGGATAACAGCAGCAGCTACGATTATTAATTTCGTAGTCATAACAGCAGCAATGTCAGGCTGTAACTCTGGTATATTCAGTACGAGTAGAATGTTATATACATTGTCTAAACAAAAACAAATCTCTAAAATATTTGTCAAAACGAACAAAAACGGCGTGCCACATATCGCTGTTATCGCAGTATCAATCGGTATATTTATGGGGATTATATTAAATATTGTCTTACCGCTAATACTCGGAAAAGATACAGACATATTTGTTTATGTATTTAGTGCAGGTGTACTGCCTGGTATGGTACCTTGGTTTGCAATATTAATCAGTCATATAAACTTTAGAAAAAGAGAACAAATTAAAGATCATCCATTTAAGATGCCATTCGCACCAGTTAGTAATATTATAACGATTATTATGTTAATTAGTGTCGTAGTTGGTATGGTATTTAATCCAGAAACAAGGGTTTCAGTTATTATTGGTATGGTATTTATCTTTGTTATCAGTTTATACGCATTTATTAAGAAACCTTAA
- a CDS encoding GNAT family N-acetyltransferase: MLIRDKKDSDIESIAKVHYESWMSTYKGILPDHYLDNITLESYIEKRHIFNAPCLVAEVDDQVVGFLMYSKDKDEDTSDKCGEIMVIYLLEAYQNSGIGTELMQEAERRMSKDYDQLSVWVVEQNIQAVNFYEKFGFKKDGKSELNEQDATLRDIRMMKDI; encoded by the coding sequence ATGTTAATCAGAGACAAAAAGGATTCAGACATTGAAAGTATCGCTAAAGTTCATTATGAGTCATGGATGTCGACGTATAAAGGGATTCTTCCTGATCATTATTTAGATAATATAACTTTAGAATCATATATTGAAAAACGTCATATATTTAATGCGCCATGTCTTGTCGCTGAGGTTGATGATCAAGTTGTTGGGTTCTTAATGTACAGTAAAGATAAGGACGAAGATACGAGCGATAAGTGTGGGGAGATTATGGTGATATATTTGCTTGAAGCATATCAGAACAGTGGTATTGGTACTGAGTTGATGCAAGAAGCGGAAAGAAGAATGAGCAAAGATTATGACCAGTTGAGTGTTTGGGTTGTAGAGCAAAATATTCAAGCAGTTAACTTCTATGAAAAATTTGGATTTAAAAAAGATGGTAAATCAGAATTAAATGAACAAGACGCAACTTTACGTGATATTAGAATGATGAAAGATATTTAA
- a CDS encoding 6-phospho-alpha-glucosidase, with protein sequence MGKSKLTIVGGGSTYTLGILMSLIDEKDLLPLTQITLYDNDSVRQNKVGKAAEILLKEHYPSLETFNYTCDKSVAFKDVDLIFVQIRTGGLAMRERDEQIPISHGLIGQETCGAGGMSYGLRSIPDMIRLVEDIRSVNNDAWILNYTNPAAIVGLALDKKFPNDTRILNICDMPIAIMKSYADILKEDVWNLEADYFGLNHFGWFTNIRNKQGFDYTNQLKQLIQNNEFQPTDKLISDDPSWQATFKQAKNMLEDFNDYLPNTYLQYYLYPNQLAKKENIQNTRARQVINGRENDVFDDCNKIINQQNTDNIDVSGDIHGTYMVRAAASLIYHLQERFIIMTRNDGIIPNIPKDALVEVPALLGKNGVEPIKVGSISTFYKGLLENQYAYEKLVVEAYFEHNYEKLVQALVLNRTVIDTDKAKEVLSDLYKANEKYWPTFDKGMNTL encoded by the coding sequence ATGGGAAAAAGTAAACTAACTATTGTAGGTGGCGGAAGCACATACACTTTAGGAATACTTATGAGCTTAATAGATGAGAAAGACCTTTTACCTTTAACTCAAATAACTTTATATGATAACGATTCAGTAAGACAAAATAAAGTTGGAAAAGCTGCTGAAATACTTTTAAAAGAACATTATCCTTCTCTGGAAACCTTTAATTATACTTGCGATAAATCTGTAGCCTTTAAAGATGTTGATCTTATTTTTGTTCAAATTCGAACTGGTGGTTTGGCTATGAGAGAAAGAGATGAACAAATCCCAATAAGTCATGGTCTAATTGGACAAGAAACTTGCGGTGCTGGTGGAATGTCTTACGGATTAAGATCTATTCCCGATATGATTCGTTTAGTTGAAGATATTCGCTCGGTTAATAATGATGCATGGATATTAAATTATACTAACCCAGCAGCAATAGTTGGCTTAGCATTAGATAAAAAATTTCCAAATGATACACGTATACTCAATATTTGTGATATGCCCATTGCTATTATGAAGAGTTATGCAGACATATTGAAAGAAGATGTTTGGAATTTAGAAGCAGATTATTTTGGTTTAAATCACTTTGGCTGGTTTACGAATATACGTAATAAGCAAGGTTTCGACTATACTAATCAATTAAAGCAACTTATTCAAAACAATGAATTTCAACCTACGGATAAATTAATATCTGATGACCCTTCATGGCAAGCTACTTTTAAACAAGCTAAAAACATGCTTGAAGATTTTAATGATTATTTACCCAACACATATTTACAATATTACTTATACCCTAATCAATTAGCTAAAAAGGAAAACATCCAAAATACAAGGGCAAGACAAGTTATCAACGGTCGTGAAAATGATGTATTTGATGATTGTAATAAGATAATAAATCAACAAAATACAGACAACATCGATGTATCTGGTGATATCCACGGGACATACATGGTGCGAGCAGCTGCATCATTAATTTATCATCTTCAAGAAAGGTTCATTATTATGACTAGAAATGATGGTATCATTCCAAACATCCCTAAAGATGCATTAGTCGAAGTACCTGCCTTACTAGGTAAAAATGGTGTAGAACCTATAAAAGTTGGCTCAATATCCACTTTTTATAAAGGACTACTTGAAAATCAATATGCGTATGAAAAATTAGTAGTCGAAGCTTATTTTGAGCATAATTATGAAAAACTAGTTCAGGCATTGGTTTTAAATAGAACAGTCATAGATACAGATAAAGCAAAAGAAGTTCTATCTGATTTATATAAAGCAAATGAAAAATATTGGCCAACTTTTGATAAGGGAATGAATACATTATGA